In one Nicotiana tomentosiformis chromosome 6, ASM39032v3, whole genome shotgun sequence genomic region, the following are encoded:
- the LOC104113694 gene encoding transcription factor PCL1-like has product MGEELKLSEYDSSGGNNDDRVLWEVGLPGADDLTPLTLQLIPAELASAFRISPESSKSMADVNRASQNTFSSLQRWHSQDMSSMNNLNFKPFNEETTVTEKDETDLTREGYDPRKLRRVESGGTEEIDSALCNENCADDSSANKTLNKRARLVWTPQLHKRFIEVVAHLGIKNAVPKTIMQLMNVEGLTRENVASHLQKYRLYMKRQGNEGPSSSDHLLNSTPVQQSLRESGESGHHLRNTNGHVGMPTHMPYPPQMVQMPMIGMANGGMPVGYGGGPSVGFHHQYSMMQQQREWSGNNFGYYHPVASNDK; this is encoded by the coding sequence ATGGGTGAAGAATTGAAGCTTTCTGAGTACGATTCTAGCGGTGGTAATAATGATGACAGAGTTTTGTGGGAGGTTGGACTTCCCGGCGCCGACGATCTCACGCCGTTGACTCTGCAGTTGATTCCGGCCGAACTTGCTTCTGCGTTCAGAATCTCGCCGGAATCCTCAAAGTCCATGGCTGATGTAAATCGCGCTTCGCAGAATACTTTTTCTTCTCTCCAGAGATGGCACTCACAAGATATGTCTTCAATGAATAACTTAAACTTCAAGCCGTTCAATGAGGAGACGACTGTTACTGAAAAAGACGAAACGGATCTAACGAGAGAGGGATACGACCCGAGGAAGCTCCGGAGGGTTGAATCCGGAGGCACTGAAGAGATTGATTCTGCTCTGTGTAACGAAAATTGTGCGGATGATTCGTCGGCTAATAAGACGCTGAATAAGCGGGCAAGGCTTGTTTGGACGCCGCAGTTACACAAGCGTTTTATTGAAGTGGTGGCCCACTTAGGTATCAAAAACGCTGTGCCGAAGACGATTATGCAACTTATGAATGTGGAAGGACTGACGCGCGAGAACGTGGCGAGTCATTTACAGAAGTATAGATTGTATATGAAGAGACAGGGAAATGAGGGGCCTTCTTCTTCTGATCATTTGCTTAATTCCACGCCGGTGCAGCAGAGTTTGCGTGAGTCCGGTGAGAGTGGTCATCACCTTCGTAATACTAATGGCCACGTGGGAATGCCGACTCACATGCCTTACCCGCCGCAAATGGTGCAGATGCCGATGATTGGAATGGCCAACGGAGGCATGCCTGTTGGGTATGGGGGTGGACCATCAGTTGGATTTCATCATCAGTATAGTATGATGCAACAACAGCGGGAATGGTCTGGGAATAATTTTGGTTACTATCATCCTGTTGCTTCTAATGATAAGTAG